Proteins found in one Pectobacterium atrosepticum genomic segment:
- a CDS encoding NCS2 family permease, with protein MNKSQPGLATEQGLLERVFKLKQHGTTARTETIAGFTTFLTMVYIVFVNPQILGVAGMDTKAVFVTTCLIAAFGSILMGLLANLPVALAPAMGLNAFFAFVVVGAMGLPWQVAMGAIFWGAIGFLLLTIFQIRYWMIANIPLSLRLGIASGIGLFIAMMGLKNAGIIVPNPETLVTIGNLTSHSVLLGALGFFIIVALASRNIHAAVLISIVVTTSIGLLLGDVTFSGVFSMPPSVTSVVGQVDLAGALNLGMSGIIFSFMLVNLFDSSGTLIGVTDKAGLVDARGKFPRMKQALYVDSISSVAGAFIGTSSVTAYIESSSGVSVGGRTGLTAVVVGLLFLLVIFLSPLAGMVPAYAAAGALIYVGVLMTSSLARVKWDDLTEAVPAFITAVMMPFSFSITEGIALGFISYCVMKLATGRWREISPCVVVVALLFLLKIVFIDGH; from the coding sequence ATGAATAAATCACAACCCGGTCTTGCTACCGAGCAGGGCCTGCTGGAGCGCGTGTTTAAACTTAAACAACACGGCACGACAGCACGTACGGAAACGATTGCCGGTTTCACGACGTTTTTGACGATGGTCTACATCGTGTTTGTTAACCCGCAGATTCTGGGTGTGGCGGGGATGGATACTAAAGCGGTCTTTGTGACCACCTGTCTGATTGCGGCATTCGGCAGTATTTTAATGGGGCTGCTGGCTAACTTGCCTGTCGCGCTGGCTCCAGCAATGGGGCTGAATGCATTTTTCGCTTTTGTTGTCGTAGGGGCGATGGGGCTGCCATGGCAGGTTGCGATGGGCGCTATTTTCTGGGGCGCAATCGGTTTCCTGTTGCTGACTATCTTCCAGATTCGCTATTGGATGATCGCCAATATCCCGCTTAGCCTGCGTCTGGGTATCGCTAGTGGTATCGGACTGTTCATTGCCATGATGGGTCTGAAAAACGCCGGTATTATCGTTCCTAATCCTGAAACACTGGTGACGATTGGTAACCTGACATCACACAGCGTGCTGTTGGGTGCCTTGGGCTTTTTCATCATTGTGGCGCTGGCTTCACGTAATATTCACGCCGCAGTACTGATTTCCATCGTCGTGACGACCTCAATCGGCCTGCTGTTGGGTGACGTGACCTTTTCCGGCGTGTTCTCTATGCCGCCGAGCGTAACGTCCGTGGTGGGTCAGGTTGATCTGGCGGGAGCGTTGAACCTCGGGATGTCCGGCATTATTTTCTCCTTCATGCTGGTTAACCTGTTTGACTCCTCCGGTACGCTGATCGGTGTGACGGACAAAGCGGGTCTGGTTGATGCTCGCGGTAAGTTCCCGCGTATGAAGCAAGCGCTGTATGTCGATAGCATCAGCTCTGTGGCTGGCGCGTTTATCGGGACATCATCGGTTACGGCGTATATTGAAAGTTCTTCTGGCGTGTCCGTGGGTGGACGCACCGGCCTGACTGCCGTAGTGGTCGGTCTGCTGTTCCTGCTGGTGATCTTCCTGTCACCGCTGGCGGGTATGGTGCCTGCCTATGCGGCCGCTGGCGCACTGATTTACGTGGGCGTATTGATGACGTCCAGCCTGGCGCGTGTGAAGTGGGATGATTTGACGGAAGCCGTCCCGGCCTTTATTACCGCGGTGATGATGCCGTTCAGTTTCTCTATTACTGAAGGGATCGCGCTGGGCTTTATCTCTTACTGTGTGATGAAGTTGGCGACGGGCCGCTGGCGTGAAATCAGCCCTTGCGTGGTCGTAGTTGCGCTGCTGTTCCTGCTGAAAATCGTGTTTATCGACGGACATTAA
- a CDS encoding 6-phosphogluconate phosphatase: MPRIECVFFDCDGTLVDSEVLCCQAYVNIFIPYGVNLSLEEVIKTYKGVKLYEIIARISQQHGLTVSVEDAERHFRQEVKHLFDEFLQPIEGARELVQSITVPMAVVSNGPVSKMHHSLGLTHMLDLFGDHLYSGYDLKKWKPDPAVLYHAAEQLQLPIEHCILVEDSAAGVQAGIAAGIPVFYYCADPHNQPIHHPLVTMFDDMRELPQIWREKGWNITA; this comes from the coding sequence ATGCCCCGTATTGAATGCGTCTTCTTCGACTGTGATGGCACGCTGGTGGATAGCGAAGTGCTGTGTTGCCAGGCTTATGTGAATATCTTCATCCCCTATGGGGTGAACTTATCGCTGGAGGAGGTGATAAAAACCTACAAGGGCGTGAAGCTGTACGAGATTATTGCCCGCATCAGCCAGCAGCATGGCTTAACCGTATCGGTGGAAGACGCGGAGCGTCATTTCCGGCAAGAGGTGAAGCATCTCTTCGATGAATTCCTGCAACCTATTGAAGGTGCGCGTGAGTTAGTGCAGTCCATCACTGTCCCGATGGCCGTGGTTTCCAACGGCCCGGTCAGTAAGATGCATCATTCGCTCGGCCTGACGCACATGCTCGATCTGTTTGGCGACCATCTCTACAGCGGCTACGATCTGAAGAAATGGAAGCCCGACCCAGCGGTGCTGTATCACGCCGCCGAGCAGTTACAGCTTCCTATTGAACACTGCATTCTGGTTGAAGATTCCGCCGCTGGCGTACAGGCAGGCATCGCGGCGGGCATTCCGGTGTTCTATTACTGCGCCGATCCCCACAATCAGCCGATCCATCACCCGCTGGTCACGATGTTCGACGATATGCGGGAATTACCGCAAATCTGGCGCGAAAAAGGCTGGAATATCACCGCGTAG
- a CDS encoding DUF4810 domain-containing protein, with amino-acid sequence MLSYKKVTLLLAVAVLAGCASAPKTIYSWDNYQPAIYDYYQQDKVGPEQQILALNASIEKAKAANKPVPPGLYAQLGLLYANTGRDSEARQQFETEKAKFPESAPFMDFLLSKNKGNIK; translated from the coding sequence ATGTTATCTTATAAGAAAGTTACCCTGCTATTGGCAGTAGCGGTACTGGCTGGTTGTGCGTCCGCGCCGAAAACGATTTACAGCTGGGACAACTACCAGCCTGCGATTTATGATTACTATCAACAAGATAAAGTCGGTCCAGAACAACAAATCCTTGCTCTGAATGCATCGATCGAAAAAGCGAAAGCCGCAAATAAACCAGTCCCACCGGGACTCTATGCTCAACTTGGGTTGCTGTACGCCAACACTGGCCGTGATAGTGAAGCTCGCCAACAGTTTGAAACTGAAAAAGCGAAATTCCCTGAATCAGCACCTTTTATGGATTTCTTGTTGAGTAAAAATAAAGGGAATATTAAATGA
- a CDS encoding 4Fe-4S dicluster domain-containing protein, which produces MNQFVIAEAEKCIGCRTCEIACAVAHSGGQSAQLKPSHFFPRLKVVKSANVSVPVLCRQCENAPCASVCPNDALVRDRDSIQVIQSRCIGCKSCVVACPFGAINVVTKASNDEGEAHPTQSEVHKCDLCVDVAQSPSCVSVCPTSALRLVTADELRKQTLEKQRRSALGWSNH; this is translated from the coding sequence ATGAATCAATTTGTTATCGCCGAAGCAGAAAAATGTATCGGTTGCCGGACTTGTGAGATCGCCTGCGCGGTAGCCCATAGCGGTGGCCAAAGTGCACAGCTGAAACCTTCTCACTTCTTTCCCCGCCTGAAGGTTGTCAAAAGCGCCAACGTCAGCGTCCCCGTTCTTTGCCGCCAGTGTGAGAACGCCCCCTGTGCCAGCGTATGCCCGAATGACGCGCTGGTGCGCGATCGGGATAGCATTCAGGTTATCCAATCGCGCTGCATCGGCTGCAAAAGCTGCGTCGTCGCCTGTCCCTTCGGTGCCATCAATGTGGTGACAAAAGCCTCGAATGACGAGGGGGAAGCGCACCCTACGCAAAGTGAGGTTCACAAATGTGATTTGTGCGTAGATGTGGCCCAGAGCCCTTCCTGCGTCAGCGTGTGCCCGACGTCAGCGCTACGATTAGTGACAGCAGATGAGTTACGCAAACAGACGCTGGAAAAACAGCGGCGCTCCGCACTGGGGTGGTCGAACCATTAA
- a CDS encoding oxidoreductase FeS-binding subunit gives MNRFVIASTQDCMGCHACEIACVISHNDEQYPDSTAVFQPRIKAFNTPTLRAAVTCRHCEDAPCASVCPTQALIKKDNSIQLVQEKCIGCKSCVLACPFGAMSMVTNPMDNSAIAHKCDLCADRPEGQACVEACPTQALQLISEHTLTARRQEKQQLMALRSAAHWQRETPVLKTLTTHPLNKRKNWPRRDAEKKPLTQRTSTFDEIYHGFSVQQTEDQADRCLSCGKRAVCEWTCPLHNNIPELLSLAKQGRILEAVELSHQTSSLPEICGRVCPQDRLCEGACTLGKEYGAITIGNVERYITDTAMAMGWSPDMTRVVPSGKRAAIVGAGPAGLACADVLARNGVQAVVFDRHPEIGGLLTFGIPSFKLDKDVLIHRRKVFSTMGIEFQLNTEVGKDISLAQLLDDYDTVFLGVGTYRSMKANIDNEDAPGVFDALPFLIANTKHVMGLPELDDEPYISMAGKRVVVLGGGDTAMDCLRTSVRQGAISVTCAYRRDEANMPGSKKEVKNSREEGVEFMFNVQPQKICLNEQGEVCGISLVRTELGEPDASGRRRPRPIPSSEFVQPAEAVITAFGFQSHSMPWLEDADIGLDNWGHITAPLDSQTPCQTNHPRIFAGGDAVRGADLVVTAIADGRKAALGMIETMGLTAVTGAIPAHPQRPEMNATREELRS, from the coding sequence ATGAACCGATTTGTTATTGCCAGTACTCAAGACTGTATGGGGTGCCATGCATGTGAAATCGCCTGTGTGATTTCACACAATGACGAACAGTATCCAGATAGCACCGCGGTGTTTCAGCCCAGAATCAAGGCGTTCAATACGCCAACACTGCGGGCTGCCGTGACATGCCGCCACTGTGAAGATGCACCCTGTGCCAGCGTGTGCCCAACGCAGGCCTTGATCAAAAAAGACAATAGCATTCAGCTCGTTCAGGAAAAGTGCATCGGCTGCAAAAGCTGTGTACTGGCTTGCCCATTCGGTGCAATGTCCATGGTGACAAATCCCATGGACAACAGCGCCATAGCCCATAAATGTGACCTCTGCGCCGATCGCCCTGAAGGGCAAGCGTGCGTGGAAGCTTGCCCAACTCAGGCATTGCAGCTCATCAGTGAACACACGTTAACAGCACGCCGTCAGGAGAAACAGCAGCTGATGGCGCTGCGTTCCGCCGCTCACTGGCAGCGTGAAACACCTGTACTGAAAACGCTGACGACCCATCCGCTCAACAAAAGAAAAAACTGGCCGCGCCGGGATGCGGAGAAAAAACCGCTGACGCAGAGAACCTCCACCTTTGATGAAATCTACCATGGCTTCTCCGTACAGCAGACGGAAGATCAGGCCGATCGCTGCCTCTCCTGCGGCAAACGGGCAGTCTGCGAGTGGACTTGCCCGTTGCATAACAATATTCCCGAGCTGCTGAGTCTGGCGAAGCAGGGGCGCATTCTTGAAGCCGTAGAGCTATCACATCAAACCAGCAGCCTGCCAGAAATCTGTGGCCGAGTATGTCCGCAGGATCGGCTATGCGAAGGGGCTTGTACGCTGGGTAAAGAGTACGGTGCCATCACCATCGGCAACGTTGAACGCTACATTACCGATACCGCGATGGCCATGGGGTGGTCACCCGATATGACGCGTGTCGTTCCCAGCGGCAAACGCGCCGCAATCGTCGGGGCTGGCCCGGCTGGGTTAGCCTGTGCCGATGTGCTGGCACGCAATGGCGTGCAGGCCGTCGTGTTCGATCGCCACCCGGAAATTGGTGGATTGCTCACGTTCGGAATTCCGTCGTTCAAGCTGGATAAAGACGTCCTGATTCATCGTCGTAAAGTATTCAGCACCATGGGAATCGAATTCCAGCTGAATACCGAAGTGGGGAAAGACATTTCTCTGGCTCAGCTTCTGGACGACTATGACACCGTTTTCCTCGGCGTGGGCACCTACCGCTCCATGAAGGCCAACATTGATAATGAAGATGCCCCCGGCGTCTTCGACGCACTTCCTTTCCTTATCGCCAATACCAAACACGTTATGGGGCTACCTGAATTAGACGATGAGCCCTATATCTCGATGGCAGGAAAACGCGTCGTAGTACTCGGCGGTGGGGATACCGCAATGGACTGCCTGCGCACGTCCGTCCGGCAAGGTGCGATATCCGTAACCTGCGCATATCGCCGCGATGAAGCCAACATGCCCGGCTCGAAAAAAGAGGTTAAAAACTCCCGCGAAGAGGGCGTGGAGTTCATGTTTAACGTTCAGCCACAAAAAATCTGTCTCAACGAACAGGGCGAAGTGTGCGGTATCAGCCTGGTTCGCACTGAACTGGGTGAACCAGATGCTAGCGGCCGTCGTCGCCCACGCCCCATTCCTAGTTCGGAATTCGTACAGCCCGCGGAAGCCGTAATAACCGCATTTGGCTTTCAGTCGCACAGTATGCCGTGGCTGGAAGATGCCGATATTGGTCTGGATAACTGGGGACACATCACCGCCCCCCTTGATAGTCAGACACCTTGCCAGACTAATCATCCGCGTATTTTTGCTGGTGGCGATGCCGTGCGCGGTGCCGATCTGGTGGTTACCGCGATTGCCGATGGGCGCAAAGCCGCATTGGGGATGATTGAGACGATGGGGCTGACCGCCGTCACAGGTGCCATTCCCGCACATCCGCAGCGTCCCGAAATGAATGCAACCCGCGAGGAGCTACGCTCATGA
- a CDS encoding GGDEF domain-containing protein, protein MKTRAYELLVVFISTLMMSYLGLSFRLLDDTSLFWPADILLFCFLIRYRSRDKSIKNKSLRSVILCMIGFLGILLPATYLENNQSFFEKFIHSAISLVFFITAWIAFIVFSKIKGNTYSKLSRNYIFFIFISIFIGSIFSAISYGLYLFTTKTHEDIFILSRKWFSEELSSGVIFVFLFLKAIKNIKNILSASKSSIKKPSFIFYYTVIIICIASLNITLSVLAILPLIYLSLSHSFNKIILICCATGMALNYIYIKRLIGIHDEIEKEYLFELSYLFQINTSFIIISVIIASSFINKYKKNIKRIELISNHDALTGVLNRRSLNQHMMNIINSMRGGESRVMSLFVLDIDHFKKVNDTYGHAVGDNVIKEFAATLKQYTRPQDLLCRWGGEEFLIIIQGLSVTDCLDIAERIRFIIERSSLTISDGRTVRYTTSIGVSFFHLERIEDFHNAFKEADKLLYNAKEQDRNRVNSSYGVNSVKKTIS, encoded by the coding sequence ATGAAAACTCGCGCATATGAATTATTAGTCGTTTTCATTTCAACCTTAATGATGAGTTACTTAGGTTTATCTTTTCGGTTACTTGACGACACATCCCTATTCTGGCCAGCAGACATTCTATTGTTTTGCTTTCTCATACGCTATCGCAGTCGAGATAAAAGCATAAAAAACAAATCATTGCGTAGCGTTATTTTATGCATGATTGGCTTCTTGGGCATACTACTACCTGCTACTTATCTTGAAAACAATCAATCGTTTTTTGAAAAATTCATTCATAGTGCGATCAGTTTAGTTTTTTTTATTACCGCATGGATTGCATTTATCGTTTTTTCAAAAATAAAGGGAAACACGTATAGTAAATTAAGTAGAAATTACATTTTCTTTATATTTATTTCTATCTTTATAGGCTCTATTTTTTCAGCCATATCTTATGGATTATATTTATTTACCACAAAAACCCATGAAGATATTTTTATTCTTTCAAGGAAGTGGTTTAGCGAAGAGCTAAGCTCTGGTGTCATTTTCGTTTTTTTGTTTCTAAAAGCAATAAAAAACATAAAGAATATTTTATCAGCATCAAAATCCTCAATTAAAAAACCATCATTTATATTTTATTACACTGTCATTATTATTTGCATCGCCTCTTTAAACATCACACTAAGTGTATTAGCAATACTGCCATTGATTTACCTTTCCTTGTCTCACTCATTTAACAAAATTATTCTAATTTGCTGTGCAACTGGCATGGCACTAAATTACATTTATATAAAAAGATTAATAGGCATCCATGACGAAATAGAAAAAGAATATTTATTTGAATTATCTTATTTGTTTCAAATAAACACTTCATTTATTATCATAAGCGTTATAATCGCATCTTCATTTATTAATAAATATAAAAAAAACATCAAAAGAATAGAGTTAATAAGCAATCATGACGCACTGACCGGCGTGTTAAATAGACGTTCACTCAACCAACACATGATGAATATCATTAACTCCATGCGGGGTGGAGAAAGTAGAGTAATGTCTTTATTTGTTCTTGATATTGACCACTTTAAAAAAGTTAATGATACCTATGGACATGCTGTAGGCGATAATGTCATCAAAGAGTTTGCTGCAACCCTTAAGCAATATACTCGACCTCAAGACCTACTATGTCGATGGGGGGGGGAGGAGTTTTTAATAATAATCCAGGGTCTCTCTGTAACTGACTGCTTAGATATAGCTGAGAGAATTCGCTTTATTATAGAGAGATCTTCACTAACGATTTCAGATGGCCGCACAGTTCGATATACGACCAGTATAGGGGTAAGTTTTTTTCATCTGGAAAGAATTGAAGATTTTCATAACGCGTTCAAAGAGGCGGATAAACTGTTGTACAACGCAAAAGAACAGGATCGTAATCGCGTAAATTCAAGCTATGGTGTAAATTCGGTAAAAAAAACAATATCATGA
- a CDS encoding amino acid ABC transporter permease: protein MDFTVITDNIDYLMWGTFPDGPLGGAALTLVMSLLAGVASAVLGTILGVALAMSRGGWSALLAMVLGFFRAIPVIMLIFWTYFLLPIVFGVDIPEITTVVCALALIASAYLAHGVKAGIVAIGRGQWQAGLSLGLSRWQVLWQIVLPQALRMMVPSFINQWISLIKDTSLAYIVGVGELTFLATQVNNRSMVYPMEVFLFVALVYFVFCLSLELLANGVNARFSQQEKQPKRRLLWWRNKPA, encoded by the coding sequence ATGGATTTTACCGTTATCACCGATAACATCGACTATTTGATGTGGGGCACGTTCCCTGATGGCCCGCTGGGTGGCGCAGCGCTAACGCTGGTGATGAGCCTGCTGGCGGGGGTTGCGTCTGCTGTATTGGGTACGATTTTGGGCGTGGCGCTGGCGATGTCTCGGGGCGGGTGGAGCGCACTATTAGCGATGGTGCTGGGGTTCTTCCGAGCGATTCCCGTCATCATGCTGATTTTCTGGACGTACTTCCTGCTACCGATCGTTTTTGGCGTTGATATCCCTGAAATTACCACCGTGGTTTGTGCGCTGGCGCTGATCGCCTCGGCGTATCTGGCGCATGGCGTGAAGGCTGGCATTGTCGCCATCGGGCGCGGTCAGTGGCAGGCTGGACTATCGTTGGGGCTAAGCCGCTGGCAGGTGCTGTGGCAGATCGTGCTGCCGCAGGCGCTGCGGATGATGGTGCCTTCCTTTATTAACCAATGGATTTCCCTGATTAAAGATACCTCACTGGCCTACATTGTCGGGGTTGGCGAGCTGACGTTTCTCGCGACTCAGGTCAATAACCGCAGCATGGTCTACCCGATGGAAGTTTTCCTGTTTGTCGCGCTGGTCTACTTTGTGTTTTGCCTGTCACTGGAGCTGCTGGCTAATGGGGTTAACGCACGTTTTAGCCAGCAGGAAAAACAGCCGAAGCGCCGTCTGCTATGGTGGCGAAATAAGCCAGCCTGA
- a CDS encoding amino acid ABC transporter permease, with translation MDTALQSLESWLLAPQYLIWLWHGFLITLGISLGTVVLSTVLGFLLAAARDSQIHVLRGVVVAYSSLFRNTPLLVQLFFWYFGAGQLFSSEVMQWLNTPHSISLWGATLAWPSFEFLAGLAGLTLYSSAFIAEEIRSGIRGVARGQKYAAQALGLTGWQSMRYVVLPQALKIALPPLLGQYMNIVKNSSLTMAIGVAELSYASRQVETETLRTFQAFGVATVLYIVIIAVMEGWGMWRQQRSLAERH, from the coding sequence TCCTGATCACACTGGGCATTTCTCTCGGTACGGTCGTTCTGTCTACGGTGTTGGGTTTTCTGCTGGCGGCGGCCAGAGACAGTCAGATTCATGTGCTGCGTGGCGTTGTTGTGGCGTATAGCTCGCTATTTCGTAATACGCCGCTGCTGGTACAGTTGTTTTTCTGGTATTTCGGTGCTGGGCAACTGTTTTCCTCCGAGGTGATGCAATGGCTGAATACGCCTCATTCCATTTCACTGTGGGGGGCAACGTTAGCGTGGCCTTCTTTTGAGTTTTTGGCTGGCTTGGCAGGGCTGACACTTTACTCCAGCGCGTTTATTGCAGAAGAGATCCGTTCTGGTATCCGTGGCGTGGCGCGCGGGCAGAAGTATGCCGCGCAGGCTTTGGGATTAACGGGCTGGCAATCCATGCGCTACGTTGTGCTGCCGCAGGCGCTAAAAATTGCCTTGCCGCCGTTGCTTGGGCAGTACATGAATATCGTCAAGAACTCGTCGTTAACGATGGCGATCGGCGTCGCAGAATTGTCTTACGCTTCGCGCCAGGTAGAGACGGAAACCTTGCGTACGTTTCAGGCATTTGGCGTGGCGACGGTGTTGTACATCGTGATTATTGCCGTGATGGAAGGCTGGGGCATGTGGCGTCAGCAGCGCAGTCTGGCGGAGAGGCATTGA
- a CDS encoding MFS transporter has translation MQSPKKWLILAIVSSALFLIVIDMTVLYTALPTLTHDLHASASEKLWIVNIYALVASGLLLGMGTLGDKLGHKPLFISGLVVFGAASLFAAYSPTPSMLIAARALLAVGAAMMMPATLSIIRLTFTDERERALAIGIWAAVASGGAAFGPVMGGILLEYFWWGSVFLINVPVVLLALIMGITMIPHRPGNASHRWDFIGSLLIMVGLIGITYAIKELGKRAPSYEDALIALLIGVAFITLFVQRQRNSKHPLVDFALFRLRPFSAAVAAAIVAAAALIGMELAFTQRLQLVVGLSPLQAGLFILPLSLASFISGPLTGKILPRVNSGTMLAAGLLISGLGMGSYLLLHNASIIIQVISLTIIGAGVGSTMTAASSTIMQVAPAEKAGMAASIEEVSYELGGATGVTLMGSLLSFAYSATFMLPAGFSAPDTAYDSLDEALIFAESLPENMQRILTAQAHSAFDSGFSAVLATATLILLLTSAFVWTTRNNKQQRNQAADA, from the coding sequence ATGCAATCACCAAAGAAGTGGCTGATTCTGGCCATTGTTTCCAGCGCCCTGTTCCTGATTGTTATCGACATGACGGTGCTGTACACCGCGCTCCCAACACTGACTCACGATTTGCACGCCTCCGCATCGGAAAAGCTGTGGATCGTTAATATCTATGCGCTGGTCGCTTCTGGCTTGCTGCTGGGGATGGGGACCTTGGGTGATAAGCTAGGTCATAAACCTTTGTTTATTTCCGGATTGGTGGTCTTTGGTGCAGCGTCATTGTTTGCCGCTTATTCACCCACACCCAGCATGCTCATCGCCGCTCGTGCTCTGCTAGCGGTCGGTGCAGCGATGATGATGCCCGCGACGCTCTCGATTATTCGTCTGACCTTCACTGATGAACGGGAACGCGCGCTAGCGATTGGTATTTGGGCTGCGGTGGCATCCGGCGGCGCGGCGTTTGGCCCCGTCATGGGCGGGATACTGCTTGAGTACTTCTGGTGGGGATCGGTTTTCCTCATTAACGTACCGGTCGTGCTGCTTGCACTGATCATGGGAATCACCATGATCCCGCATCGGCCGGGCAATGCTTCACATCGCTGGGATTTCATCGGTTCTCTATTAATTATGGTAGGTTTGATTGGTATAACCTATGCCATAAAAGAGCTGGGCAAACGGGCCCCATCCTATGAGGATGCATTGATCGCTCTGCTTATCGGCGTGGCGTTCATTACCCTGTTCGTTCAGCGGCAGCGTAACAGCAAGCATCCCTTAGTCGATTTCGCTCTCTTTCGCCTGCGGCCTTTCAGTGCCGCCGTGGCAGCAGCCATCGTGGCAGCCGCCGCATTGATCGGTATGGAGCTGGCTTTCACACAGCGGTTACAGCTAGTTGTCGGTCTGTCTCCGCTACAGGCAGGATTGTTCATTTTACCGTTGTCGCTGGCATCCTTTATCTCCGGGCCGTTGACCGGAAAGATATTGCCACGCGTAAATAGTGGGACAATGCTAGCCGCTGGCCTGTTGATTTCGGGTCTGGGAATGGGAAGTTATCTGCTGCTGCACAACGCCTCTATCATCATACAAGTTATCAGCCTGACGATAATTGGCGCAGGCGTGGGCTCAACCATGACAGCCGCGTCGAGCACAATTATGCAGGTTGCCCCTGCTGAAAAAGCAGGTATGGCAGCGTCAATCGAAGAGGTGTCCTATGAGCTGGGGGGCGCAACGGGTGTGACGCTGATGGGCAGCTTGCTGTCTTTCGCTTATTCCGCAACGTTTATGCTACCCGCTGGGTTTTCCGCACCGGACACCGCCTATGACAGTCTGGACGAAGCGTTGATTTTTGCTGAATCCTTGCCGGAAAATATGCAGCGCATTCTCACCGCACAGGCACATTCCGCCTTTGATTCTGGGTTTTCTGCTGTGCTGGCAACCGCAACGCTGATCCTGTTGCTGACCTCTGCCTTCGTCTGGACAACGCGTAATAATAAACAGCAGCGTAATCAGGCCGCTGATGCATAG